The Chaetodon auriga isolate fChaAug3 chromosome 3, fChaAug3.hap1, whole genome shotgun sequence genome has a window encoding:
- the rab3b gene encoding ras-related protein Rab-3B has product MAKADQRFGQRDGSDQNFDYMFKLLIIGNSSVGKTSFLFRYADDSFSNSFVSTVGIDFKVKTVYRNDKRIKLQIWDTAGQERYRTITTAYYRGAMGFILMYDITNEESFNAVQDWATQIKTYSWDNAQVIMVGNKCDMDEERVVPPEKGKHLADQLGFEYYEASAKENINVRQVFERLVDIICVKMSERVDVEAPAAPGTKTTRLTDKPAQLPQKCC; this is encoded by the exons ATGGCGAAGGCAGACCAGCGTTTCGGCCAGCGGGACGGCTCCGACCAGAACTTTGACTACATGTTCAAGCTGCTGATCATCGGTAACAGCAGCGTGGGGAAAACGTCCTTCCTGTTCCGCTACGCCGACGACTCCTTCAGCAACTCTTTCGTCAGCACCGTGGGCATCGACTTCAAGGTGAAGACAGTGTATCGCAACGACAAGAGGATCAAACTGCAGATCTGG gACACGGCGGGACAGGAGCGTTACCGCACCATCACCACGGCTTACTACCGCGGCGCCATGGGCTTCATCCTCATGTATGACATCACCAACGAGGAGTCCTTCAACGCCGTCCAGGACTG GGCCACTCAGATCAAGACGTACTCATGGGACAACGCCCAGGTGATCATGGTGGGCAACAAGTGTGACATGGACGAGGAGAGAGTCGTACCTCCGGAGAAAGGAAAGCACCTCGCCGACCAGTTAG gcTTTGAGTACTACGAGGCGAGCGCCAAGGAGAACATCAACGTGCGGCAGGTCTTCGAGCGCCTGGTGGACATCATCTGCGTGAAGATGTCGGAGCGCGTGGATGTGGAGGCGCCGGCGGCTCCCGGCACCAAGACCACCAGACTGACCGACAAGCCCGCCCAGCTACCTCAGAAGTGCTGCTGA